From the Desulfosarcina sp. BuS5 genome, one window contains:
- a CDS encoding DegT/DnrJ/EryC1/StrS family aminotransferase yields the protein MKRTLSPSGAPVKFRDLFCGLKAELFNDDSIRIFKKQVADYFGCNNIFLLSSGKAALFQILKAISSFSDRKDIIIPAYSSFCLASTVAASGLSVKLCDVDLKYLDFDLEHLSRLVDEKTLAVIPVHLFGLVARLDEISEITRSKGAFLIEDAAQAAGAEYNGQCVGTIGDAGIYSLGRGKSISTVHGGIIVSKKNDLANVIAENVRKLPFTKVPNKFSMLFTAFAITFFLRPEFYFIPNSLPFLKLGANIYAPDFKSFSFSKLQAGIGKKNFIKLDSYNMQRMKNARLLSKSLINTNKVALPQIAKKTQPCFIRFPVICMDSKSRDRKFYELNKAGLGISKNFPFPLSKIKEFKKYIVNSNDGFPNSKKLCEILLTLPTHPFVKKKDLMNMVEIISL from the coding sequence ATGAAAAGAACGCTTTCTCCGTCAGGCGCGCCTGTTAAATTTCGTGATCTGTTTTGCGGATTAAAAGCAGAGCTGTTTAATGACGATTCCATCCGGATTTTTAAAAAACAGGTTGCAGATTATTTCGGTTGTAATAATATTTTTTTGCTGTCATCCGGCAAGGCCGCACTTTTCCAAATTTTAAAGGCCATCTCTTCCTTCTCTGACAGAAAAGATATAATTATTCCTGCTTATTCCAGCTTTTGCCTGGCATCAACAGTCGCGGCTTCAGGTCTTTCCGTCAAGCTTTGCGATGTGGATTTGAAATATCTCGATTTTGATTTGGAACATCTCTCCAGATTGGTAGATGAGAAAACACTGGCAGTTATTCCTGTCCATTTATTCGGTCTGGTGGCAAGGCTTGATGAGATATCTGAGATAACCCGTTCAAAAGGAGCGTTTCTTATAGAAGATGCTGCCCAGGCCGCAGGTGCCGAATACAACGGCCAATGCGTTGGGACAATAGGAGACGCAGGAATATACAGTCTTGGAAGAGGTAAAAGCATTTCAACTGTTCATGGCGGGATAATAGTATCCAAAAAAAATGATCTTGCCAATGTCATTGCTGAAAATGTCAGAAAATTGCCATTCACGAAAGTGCCGAATAAATTTAGTATGTTATTCACAGCCTTTGCCATAACATTTTTTTTACGTCCCGAATTCTATTTTATTCCGAACAGTCTTCCGTTTTTAAAGTTGGGAGCCAATATTTATGCTCCTGATTTCAAAAGTTTTAGTTTTTCAAAGTTGCAGGCAGGCATTGGGAAAAAAAATTTCATCAAACTCGATTCCTATAACATGCAACGTATGAAAAACGCCCGGCTTCTGTCAAAAAGCTTGATAAACACCAATAAGGTCGCGCTGCCCCAAATTGCAAAAAAAACACAGCCTTGTTTTATCCGTTTTCCTGTGATTTGTATGGATTCAAAGAGCCGTGACCGTAAGTTTTATGAACTGAATAAAGCCGGCTTAGGTATTAGCAAAAATTTTCCTTTTCCTTTAAGCAAAATAAAGGAGTTTAAAAAATATATTGTTAATTCCAATGACGGTTTTCCGAATTCTAAAAAACTTTGTGAAATTCTTTTAACATTGCCAACTCATCCATTTGTAAAAAAGAAAGATTTAATGAATATGGTTGAAATAATTTCATTATAA
- a CDS encoding glycosyltransferase codes for MLTVVEIFFVISLLLIIYTYAGYYVVLNLVGRISQKNKFSKTGLEKYPHVSFLIAAYNEEKNILAKLHNIFESEYPAEKIAVYIVSDASTDRTHEIITSFENKAVHLIISQDRRGKTYCENLGLKKIKSDFIIFTDASTVLDKNCIHNMVKHFEFKEIGCVSTRDKSIKSDTNKGENLYVRYEMATRTLESRVDSLIGLSGSCYAARKKLCTDLPNYVTRDFALPLIAREKGYISVDEPDAICSVKPTENQKTEFARKTRTFTNGISTLFYKKSLLNIFRYGKFSFILWSHKVFRWLLPFFFIALFITNVMLFNLNVFYKFCLFLQIIYYILAFLGSQSISDNFFMKISRIFYFICMTNMASMGAWYNFFIGNKMAKWEPTER; via the coding sequence ATGCTGACTGTTGTAGAAATATTTTTTGTTATATCACTATTATTAATTATATATACCTATGCTGGGTATTATGTTGTTTTGAATCTTGTTGGCCGCATATCGCAAAAGAACAAATTTTCTAAAACCGGTCTCGAAAAATATCCCCATGTTTCTTTTTTAATAGCTGCATATAATGAGGAAAAAAATATCCTTGCCAAGCTTCATAATATTTTTGAATCAGAGTATCCGGCAGAAAAAATTGCTGTTTATATAGTTTCTGATGCATCAACCGACCGAACTCATGAAATAATAACGTCATTTGAGAATAAGGCAGTACATCTCATTATTTCGCAGGATCGGCGGGGTAAAACATATTGTGAAAATCTTGGACTGAAAAAAATAAAGAGCGATTTCATCATCTTTACCGATGCCTCAACCGTTCTTGACAAAAATTGTATTCACAACATGGTAAAACATTTCGAGTTTAAGGAAATCGGGTGTGTCAGCACCCGTGATAAAAGTATAAAATCCGATACAAATAAAGGTGAAAACCTTTATGTAAGATACGAAATGGCAACAAGAACACTGGAAAGCAGGGTTGATTCATTAATCGGTTTAAGCGGGAGCTGTTATGCGGCAAGAAAAAAACTTTGCACAGATCTGCCGAATTATGTAACACGTGATTTTGCACTTCCTTTAATTGCAAGGGAAAAGGGTTATATATCGGTAGATGAACCTGATGCAATTTGTTCCGTAAAACCGACTGAAAACCAAAAAACCGAATTTGCACGAAAAACAAGAACCTTTACAAATGGCATATCAACACTGTTTTACAAAAAAAGCCTTTTAAATATATTCAGGTATGGAAAATTTTCTTTTATTCTCTGGAGCCATAAAGTGTTCAGATGGCTGCTCCCTTTCTTTTTTATAGCATTATTTATCACTAATGTTATGCTTTTTAACCTGAATGTTTTTTATAAATTTTGTCTTTTTTTACAGATTATTTATTATATATTGGCCTTTTTAGGGTCACAATCAATATCCGATAACTTTTTCATGAAAATTTCGAGGATTTTTTATTTTATATGTATGACAAACATGGCAAGCATGGGTGCATGGTATAATTTTTTTATTGGCAATAAAATGGCAAAATGGGAGCCGACAGAAAGATGA
- a CDS encoding TylF/MycF/NovP-related O-methyltransferase, which produces MRITSILEKINRFVPEFVNRILYLSNNIVKMDNRFMAIYWQLSKEGRMLLSVREAYNIYHYVTEAVCLGGALAEFGVYKGGGAKLISSIKSDLALHLFDTFDGMPDVDETVDLCKKGSFSDTTLSSVREYLKDYPNIHFYKGFFPDTAHGFLPSDIEFCFVHIDVDIYESTIAALNYFYPRLKKGGVLISHDYYSVFYPGVKKAFEEFFLNKKEQVVHLWDTQCMVRKE; this is translated from the coding sequence ATGCGTATAACATCAATACTGGAAAAGATAAATCGTTTTGTACCTGAATTTGTGAATAGAATTCTTTATCTTTCAAACAATATAGTGAAAATGGACAATCGTTTTATGGCGATTTATTGGCAACTTAGCAAAGAAGGAAGAATGCTTTTATCAGTAAGAGAAGCATATAATATCTACCATTACGTGACCGAAGCAGTATGTTTAGGCGGTGCCCTCGCTGAATTCGGAGTGTATAAGGGGGGGGGCGCGAAGCTAATTAGTTCAATTAAATCGGATCTGGCTCTTCATCTATTTGATACATTTGATGGTATGCCCGACGTTGATGAAACCGTTGATTTATGCAAAAAGGGAAGCTTTTCAGATACGACGTTATCTTCAGTGAGAGAGTATCTGAAGGATTACCCCAATATCCATTTTTACAAGGGCTTTTTTCCGGATACAGCGCATGGCTTTTTGCCATCCGATATCGAATTTTGTTTTGTGCATATAGATGTTGATATATACGAGTCGACAATTGCAGCCCTAAACTACTTCTATCCACGTCTTAAAAAAGGTGGGGTGTTGATTTCCCATGACTACTATTCAGTATTCTATCCAGGAGTAAAAAAAGCTTTCGAAGAGTTCTTCTTGAATAAAAAAGAACAAGTTGTTCATTTATGGGACACTCAATGTATGGTCAGAAAAGAATGA
- a CDS encoding PHP domain-containing protein has translation MKFDLHIHSKYSYDSLSSVDAIIKHARQEGLNGIAITDHNSFDAAFEISSQNDNFWVIFGSEIHTEVGDIIGLFISRPLTKHNAVDLIKEIHDQDGIAILAHPFKRMKQYPKNVIDMLDAIEIVNSRWVNLKNYDKKSKTAMLLSTVRGRSAGSDAHFLFEIGRAYLVTPKLSSPCELKKIIREGTGQIHSKIFSSSWLDEASQVVNFIKTPSIYQFGRILFRILRRLLKGKQNRIFDEDAK, from the coding sequence ATGAAATTTGATTTACATATTCATAGCAAATATTCATATGATTCTTTATCTTCAGTTGATGCCATCATTAAACATGCAAGGCAAGAAGGGTTAAATGGCATTGCTATTACAGATCATAATTCTTTTGATGCTGCATTTGAAATTTCCTCCCAAAACGATAACTTTTGGGTGATTTTTGGTAGTGAAATCCATACAGAAGTTGGTGACATCATTGGATTATTTATTTCCAGGCCTCTAACAAAACATAATGCAGTGGATTTAATTAAAGAAATCCATGATCAAGATGGAATCGCAATTTTGGCTCATCCTTTCAAGCGCATGAAACAATATCCAAAAAACGTTATTGATATGTTAGATGCTATTGAAATTGTAAATTCTCGGTGGGTGAATTTGAAGAATTATGATAAAAAGTCAAAAACTGCTATGTTATTGTCTACAGTGCGTGGCCGATCAGCAGGAAGTGATGCACATTTTTTATTTGAAATTGGAAGAGCTTATTTAGTTACTCCTAAACTTTCTTCCCCCTGTGAGCTAAAAAAAATAATTCGTGAAGGGACAGGACAGATACATAGTAAAATTTTTTCTTCTTCTTGGTTAGATGAAGCAAGCCAAGTTGTTAATTTTATAAAAACTCCTTCAATTTATCAATTTGGCCGTATTCTTTTTCGTATACTAAGACGTTTATTAAAAGGCAAGCAAAATAGGATTTTTGATGAAGATGCTAAATGA
- a CDS encoding carboxylate--amine ligase, with protein MKMLNDVRILTTDAQARIGLYAIQYLGKAGAQVTAIGTGKALNSTVGFFSKYITEKRFIQEENYTDNFEKFLTKNYHKYDVINPIFTSSMRKFLDVVKNYSIKCNYLLPSMESLVIADDKELLTKHAQALGLNCPKTYTKQHPSQIENLPASGLTFPSIIKFRGDNRSTHWNPADRYSIVHSCQKLVSEYSRMHKIEEYPIIQEYINGTGYGYFALFDKERRLKAQFCHKRIREYPITGGPSSCCESVYEEKLVQIGRSLFESLDWMGLGMVEFKYDINRKKFYIIEINPRYWGSLPLAVFSGVNFPVLHVLSALDEDYEPVLNYKTGVKVRFIHKDILSIVEHIRKEKRFKKKFRLIFELMNPALKDGLSILDDFKPIIYSLISIC; from the coding sequence ATGAAGATGCTAAATGATGTTCGGATATTGACAACTGATGCTCAAGCACGCATCGGATTATATGCTATCCAGTATTTGGGAAAAGCTGGCGCTCAGGTTACAGCCATTGGTACTGGTAAAGCACTTAATAGTACTGTAGGTTTTTTTTCGAAGTATATTACTGAAAAAAGATTCATTCAGGAAGAAAACTACACTGATAATTTTGAAAAGTTTTTAACTAAAAATTATCATAAATATGATGTCATAAATCCTATTTTTACTTCATCTATGCGAAAATTTTTGGATGTTGTTAAAAACTATAGCATTAAATGTAACTACTTGCTTCCAAGCATGGAAAGTTTAGTTATTGCTGACGATAAGGAATTGTTAACAAAACATGCTCAAGCACTTGGGCTTAACTGCCCAAAAACATATACTAAACAACATCCATCTCAAATAGAAAATTTACCAGCTTCTGGCCTCACTTTTCCTAGTATTATTAAATTTCGAGGTGATAACAGATCTACTCATTGGAATCCGGCAGATAGATATTCTATTGTTCATTCTTGTCAAAAATTAGTTTCTGAATATTCCAGGATGCACAAAATAGAAGAATATCCAATTATTCAGGAGTACATCAATGGAACAGGATATGGGTACTTTGCGTTATTTGATAAAGAACGTAGACTTAAAGCACAATTTTGCCATAAAAGAATTAGAGAATACCCTATTACAGGTGGACCTAGTAGTTGTTGTGAGAGTGTTTATGAAGAGAAGTTAGTTCAAATAGGGCGGTCTCTTTTTGAATCGCTGGATTGGATGGGTTTAGGTATGGTGGAATTTAAATATGATATTAATAGGAAAAAGTTTTATATCATAGAGATAAATCCCCGTTATTGGGGTTCTCTTCCCCTTGCTGTGTTTAGTGGCGTTAATTTTCCAGTGTTGCATGTCTTGTCCGCCCTCGATGAGGATTATGAGCCTGTACTCAATTATAAAACAGGTGTTAAAGTACGTTTTATCCATAAAGATATTTTATCAATTGTTGAACATATAAGAAAAGAGAAAAGATTTAAAAAAAAGTTTCGTTTAATTTTCGAATTGATGAATCCTGCCTTAAAAGATGGGTTGTCAATTTTAGATGATTTTAAACCGATAATATACAGTCTAATTAGTATCTGCTGA
- a CDS encoding glycosyltransferase codes for MVKMNYMPSFMSNLTKKIKIVHIVTTLGTGGMENGIINLCNRHNREMFDVTVCCLKFAGAMAKRLRDDVKMVCLNLSEGKPVFDPMKMKRYFRQSMPDIVHTHGLAGGSYVGIAAARLARVPVIINGEHGSFFLKPHQVILQRILAIMCNLTLSVSESLKKRIVQNLCIAPDKIKVIPNGVDTDIFTGNYDCSYIREELLKKYGVLVDDGSFVIGCTGSLKPEKNQMMLLKALMEIKNRKSDNKICVIFIGDGTDHAKLSRFVTDNGLENNVAFLGNRDDVPQLLSAMDIFISTSISRHEGMSNVILEAFSSSLPVIATRSVGTSELVIDGKVGFLIEQNDVLGLADRIDLLSSNLELRKTMGANAHNIVKNKYSIIRMVLDYEKLYFDILKGRKI; via the coding sequence ATGGTTAAAATGAATTACATGCCAAGCTTTATGAGCAACCTGACAAAAAAAATAAAGATAGTTCATATAGTAACCACTCTTGGCACCGGCGGAATGGAAAACGGGATTATAAACCTGTGCAACAGGCATAACAGGGAGATGTTTGATGTGACAGTCTGCTGCCTGAAATTTGCCGGAGCAATGGCAAAACGGCTTCGCGATGATGTTAAAATGGTATGTCTGAATTTATCTGAGGGAAAACCGGTTTTTGATCCCATGAAAATGAAACGATATTTCAGGCAATCTATGCCGGATATAGTTCATACCCATGGCCTTGCCGGCGGGTCGTATGTAGGCATTGCCGCTGCCAGATTGGCCAGAGTCCCTGTGATAATTAACGGTGAACACGGCTCGTTTTTTTTAAAGCCGCACCAGGTTATACTCCAAAGAATTCTTGCCATCATGTGCAACCTGACTCTTTCAGTTTCTGAATCCCTTAAAAAACGAATTGTGCAGAATCTATGTATAGCGCCTGATAAAATAAAAGTAATCCCTAACGGTGTTGATACAGACATATTTACCGGCAATTATGATTGCTCGTATATCCGTGAAGAACTATTAAAAAAGTATGGGGTTTTAGTAGATGACGGCAGCTTTGTAATAGGCTGCACAGGCTCTTTAAAACCGGAAAAAAATCAAATGATGCTTTTAAAAGCCTTAATGGAGATTAAAAATAGAAAATCTGATAATAAAATATGTGTAATATTTATTGGTGATGGAACAGACCATGCTAAATTAAGCCGGTTTGTTACAGATAATGGCCTTGAAAATAATGTTGCCTTTCTCGGTAACAGAGATGACGTACCTCAACTTTTATCTGCAATGGATATATTTATATCAACAAGCATATCCCGTCATGAGGGTATGTCAAATGTAATTCTTGAAGCCTTTTCTTCCAGCTTGCCTGTTATTGCCACAAGATCTGTTGGTACTTCTGAACTTGTTATAGATGGAAAGGTCGGTTTTCTGATTGAACAGAATGATGTGTTAGGGCTGGCAGACAGGATTGATCTGTTGAGTAGTAATTTGGAATTGCGCAAAACAATGGGTGCTAATGCGCATAATATAGTAAAAAATAAATATTCCATTATTAGAATGGTGTTAGACTACGAAAAACTATATTTTGATATTCTGAAAGGTCGAAAAATATAA
- a CDS encoding O-antigen ligase family protein, whose protein sequence is MAFFFLNVFTFIMFFQPVFIFPVLAPYRPYRYSAIIALISFLLAGKKSDIPLLSVPNVRYFLLFATMQVISSSAIWLHGGIDTFKNIWLNLIIIYVIIVMSCTDEKKIKSIILMVVAAIFYLSYKSVSDVIINYHPGLRPQGFGWYENPNDLVLILTCAIPLALCLGESSNSTIIKYFFIAIASFFAFNILLSASRNGLLGLMSVGCLSILFMKKISRFIRLSILILLIFSVVTFGVATVLTRSDLMPGHLSGDDSSENRILQWKACLRMVKAHPFLGVGPGESAYEMRSYGGIRGLVPHNTLIQAFAETGIPGGIFFVMFTIFPLWEAWKFFKLNRDNMTIQSVIIYKYLIITLAGFWVCAFFSNRIYFKILYVMIALITAVRKNILKQQGLIADE, encoded by the coding sequence ATGGCATTTTTCTTTTTAAATGTTTTTACATTTATTATGTTTTTCCAGCCTGTTTTTATTTTTCCGGTCTTAGCGCCTTATCGGCCATACAGATACTCTGCCATTATAGCGCTTATTTCATTCCTGCTGGCTGGTAAAAAGTCTGACATACCTTTATTGTCTGTGCCTAATGTGCGCTATTTTTTATTATTTGCGACGATGCAGGTAATAAGTTCCAGCGCTATATGGCTCCATGGCGGAATAGATACATTTAAAAATATCTGGTTAAACTTGATTATTATATATGTAATTATAGTAATGTCCTGTACCGATGAAAAAAAAATAAAGTCAATTATCTTAATGGTCGTCGCAGCAATATTTTATCTTTCGTATAAATCAGTTTCAGATGTTATCATCAATTATCATCCTGGTTTGCGGCCCCAGGGCTTTGGATGGTATGAGAACCCTAATGATCTTGTTTTGATATTAACCTGTGCAATCCCTCTGGCCTTATGTCTGGGAGAATCTTCAAACTCAACTATTATCAAATATTTTTTTATAGCTATTGCTTCTTTTTTTGCGTTTAATATACTGCTTAGTGCTTCTCGTAATGGACTTTTGGGGTTGATGTCTGTTGGTTGTCTGAGTATTTTATTTATGAAAAAAATATCACGTTTTATCCGATTGTCTATTTTAATCCTGTTAATATTTTCTGTTGTTACTTTTGGGGTTGCCACAGTTCTTACAAGAAGCGACTTGATGCCAGGGCATCTTTCAGGCGATGATTCATCGGAAAATCGTATCCTTCAATGGAAAGCATGCCTGCGTATGGTTAAGGCGCATCCTTTTCTTGGGGTAGGACCTGGCGAATCTGCTTATGAAATGAGAAGCTATGGAGGTATCCGAGGTCTGGTACCGCATAACACCCTGATTCAGGCGTTTGCTGAAACCGGTATTCCAGGCGGTATTTTTTTTGTAATGTTCACAATTTTTCCGCTATGGGAAGCATGGAAATTCTTTAAATTAAATCGTGATAATATGACCATCCAATCAGTTATTATATATAAATATTTGATTATTACACTTGCGGGTTTTTGGGTATGCGCTTTTTTTTCAAACAGGATCTATTTCAAGATATTGTATGTAATGATTGCGCTGATAACGGCAGTTCGAAAAAATATTTTAAAACAGCAGGGATTAATTGCTGATGAATAA
- a CDS encoding serine aminopeptidase domain-containing protein, with protein MNKILEDCFFFYNQQGHYLYGCSYIPRSNMSETGIVIVPPVGHERLRCYRESVNLARSLAGAGFPVLRFDYRGEGESFGEFADFDINSRLDDIDTALIEVEKRFGINVIILLGFRLGALFALKAANKNNITKLVLCEPVYNLEKFIKNYIRANIIAQRDYFGNTLMKEDDIWKILKKGKTISIYGFQTTLTFLRQLQGFDISAELKLFLGKALLVNFYKNKQPVAPARQVSNWCADFSENATYEIEPVKTRFSWTTKKIWTPILSGLNACVIKWIKTNGC; from the coding sequence ATGAATAAAATTTTAGAAGACTGTTTTTTCTTTTACAACCAGCAAGGTCATTATCTTTATGGGTGCAGTTATATTCCAAGGTCTAATATGTCGGAAACCGGTATAGTAATTGTCCCGCCAGTCGGCCATGAAAGGCTGCGGTGTTATCGGGAAAGCGTTAACCTGGCCCGTTCCCTTGCCGGGGCCGGGTTCCCGGTTTTGCGCTTTGATTATCGGGGGGAAGGGGAGAGCTTTGGTGAATTTGCTGATTTTGATATTAACAGCAGGCTTGACGATATAGATACTGCTTTAATAGAGGTTGAAAAAAGATTTGGGATTAATGTGATAATTTTGCTTGGTTTCAGGCTGGGTGCCTTGTTTGCCTTAAAGGCTGCTAACAAAAATAATATTACCAAACTCGTTCTTTGTGAGCCGGTTTATAATCTGGAAAAATTTATAAAAAATTATATACGCGCCAACATTATTGCTCAACGTGATTATTTTGGCAACACTTTAATGAAAGAGGACGATATTTGGAAAATTTTAAAAAAAGGAAAGACAATATCCATTTACGGTTTTCAAACGACTTTGACATTTTTACGACAATTACAGGGTTTTGATATATCCGCTGAGTTAAAGTTATTTCTAGGCAAGGCATTACTTGTTAATTTTTATAAAAATAAACAACCTGTTGCTCCAGCCCGGCAGGTTAGCAATTGGTGTGCTGATTTTAGTGAAAATGCCACTTATGAAATCGAACCAGTGAAGACCAGGTTTTCCTGGACTACCAAAAAAATATGGACTCCGATCCTCTCTGGTTTGAATGCCTGTGTAATAAAATGGATAAAGACAAATGGCTGTTGA
- a CDS encoding serine aminopeptidase domain-containing protein — translation MAVDIQKEVVRIINQEGLFLYGILTKPCQENNQNRLVISCQSGIVAKGEIGDHLRWVADRLAEQGITVLRFDQHGTGDSQGECEQDIPVRLFFQRVQDGCFVNDTLSVIDWAIKRFVDYDIFLLGECGGCISALAAGAERLKNIQGYILIAAPVLRFSITNNSKSQIGVLDARNTSKQYHRKFFQLSSWFRFLSGKSDMKLIFGSIFVQLNFLVRKSCSIIFPHPTSIPENPVFNMLFWKSFKIIAEAKKNICFLLPQLDNETFEFNVEFKQKILDKHKKQFPTCKIVSLPDTDHSIMFPQSRKMVLHELLNWMNR, via the coding sequence ATGGCTGTTGATATACAGAAAGAGGTTGTTCGGATTATAAACCAAGAAGGTTTGTTCCTGTATGGTATTCTGACTAAACCATGTCAGGAAAATAACCAGAATCGCCTTGTGATTTCGTGTCAATCAGGGATAGTTGCCAAAGGGGAGATAGGAGACCATTTGCGGTGGGTGGCAGATCGCCTCGCCGAGCAGGGCATAACAGTTCTCAGATTTGACCAGCATGGCACTGGTGACAGTCAAGGCGAGTGCGAACAGGATATCCCGGTCAGATTATTTTTTCAGCGGGTTCAGGATGGCTGCTTTGTCAATGATACTCTCAGCGTAATAGACTGGGCCATTAAACGTTTTGTTGATTATGATATTTTCTTATTGGGAGAATGTGGGGGCTGTATTTCCGCTTTGGCAGCCGGGGCGGAAAGATTAAAAAATATCCAGGGTTATATTTTGATAGCTGCGCCGGTATTGCGCTTTTCCATAACGAATAACAGTAAATCTCAAATTGGTGTCCTTGATGCCAGAAACACCAGTAAACAATATCATCGTAAATTTTTTCAGCTCTCAAGCTGGTTTCGTTTTTTAAGTGGCAAATCGGATATGAAATTAATTTTCGGGAGTATTTTTGTTCAATTAAACTTTTTGGTGAGAAAAAGTTGTTCGATAATTTTTCCCCATCCAACCAGTATTCCAGAAAATCCGGTCTTTAATATGCTGTTCTGGAAAAGTTTCAAGATAATCGCCGAGGCGAAAAAAAATATCTGCTTTTTATTGCCGCAGCTTGATAATGAAACATTTGAATTTAATGTAGAGTTTAAGCAAAAAATTTTAGATAAACATAAAAAGCAATTTCCCACCTGTAAAATTGTTTCGCTGCCTGATACTGATCATTCCATCATGTTTCCACAGTCACGTAAAATGGTACTTCATGAATTGCTAAACTGGATGAACAGATGA
- a CDS encoding lipopolysaccharide biosynthesis protein, translated as MSTNKLVVKGSFLSAVVLFSRIAVSFFLMPFIIRMLGEHDYGFWILISAFVGYYGMLDFGISGAVLRFVSREIGAGCDDNAKYYINSALFVLCGLGLFIIAISFGAAWGAHFFITSESNLFIFKFAIIILGLSIGLSFPLRVFDGVLSAHLRFDLKRYIEFGEIVFRTVAIIVLLKMGYGLYGLVIVSALAGVGELAVKTFTCIKIDRQFSLGIKFFSLSKIKEMGEFAFVTFINAITNILTSRLDPYVVALVSNVTTVAYYGVALTLTNYFGEFFRTTQGVLFPLFSQKEGAGDLEGLERWLTLGSKLGTIIATFAGGLVLLYGRTFLVCWLGPHFNTSYLYTAILIAPMILAYGVFPSVFVLNSTGKHRLATILDAMRGGMNLILSLILGYKIGAVGVAWGTAIPCIIFDVILKPYYACRVINTSPFRLLGRVAGASMQTCILLAPVWYFLGRGVQENYFSLLRIFIIHICVMLILGFLVFLSKKERREVKLFIKGRLQKGIICRKSV; from the coding sequence ATGAGTACCAATAAGCTGGTAGTTAAAGGCTCCTTTTTAAGCGCAGTTGTACTGTTCAGCCGCATAGCCGTTTCCTTCTTCCTGATGCCGTTTATTATCAGGATGCTGGGCGAACATGATTATGGCTTCTGGATACTTATTTCTGCATTCGTAGGCTATTATGGAATGCTTGATTTTGGCATCAGCGGGGCGGTATTGCGTTTTGTTTCCAGGGAGATTGGAGCGGGCTGTGATGATAACGCTAAATACTACATAAACAGTGCCTTGTTTGTTCTGTGTGGATTGGGGTTGTTTATTATCGCCATATCCTTTGGCGCCGCATGGGGCGCGCATTTTTTTATTACAAGCGAAAGCAATCTTTTTATTTTCAAGTTCGCAATTATCATTCTTGGACTTTCCATAGGCCTATCATTTCCGTTAAGAGTTTTTGATGGTGTTCTCAGTGCTCATCTGCGCTTTGATCTGAAACGTTATATTGAGTTTGGCGAAATTGTTTTCAGGACTGTGGCCATAATTGTCCTTCTGAAAATGGGTTATGGACTTTATGGCCTTGTAATTGTCTCCGCGCTGGCAGGGGTCGGTGAGTTGGCTGTCAAAACATTTACATGTATAAAAATAGATCGCCAGTTCAGCTTGGGAATAAAATTTTTCAGTCTGTCCAAAATTAAGGAGATGGGGGAATTTGCTTTTGTTACGTTTATCAATGCCATCACCAATATATTGACCAGCAGGCTTGATCCTTATGTCGTGGCTCTTGTATCCAACGTAACCACTGTGGCTTACTATGGCGTAGCGTTAACCCTGACTAATTATTTTGGAGAATTTTTCAGAACTACCCAGGGAGTATTATTCCCCTTGTTCAGTCAGAAAGAGGGGGCTGGGGATTTAGAGGGGTTGGAACGATGGCTCACTTTGGGCTCAAAGTTGGGGACTATTATAGCTACTTTTGCCGGAGGTCTGGTGCTGCTTTATGGACGAACATTTCTCGTTTGTTGGCTTGGCCCGCATTTTAACACCTCGTACCTTTATACGGCAATTTTGATTGCTCCAATGATATTGGCGTATGGTGTATTCCCAAGTGTTTTTGTCCTGAATTCTACCGGCAAACATCGCCTGGCTACTATCCTGGATGCCATGAGAGGAGGGATGAATCTTATATTAAGTCTCATCCTTGGTTATAAGATCGGGGCTGTGGGGGTGGCCTGGGGAACGGCAATTCCGTGCATTATTTTTGATGTTATCCTGAAACCTTATTATGCGTGCAGGGTGATCAATACAAGTCCATTCCGGCTGTTAGGCAGAGTTGCTGGTGCAAGTATGCAAACCTGTATTTTGCTGGCACCAGTTTGGTATTTCCTGGGCCGGGGAGTGCAGGAAAACTATTTCTCTTTGTTGAGAATATTTATCATTCATATTTGCGTCATGCTGATATTAGGATTTTTGGTATTTTTAAGCAAGAAAGAACGAAGAGAGGTTAAACTGTTTATTAAGGGACGTTTGCAAAAGGGGATAATATGCCGGAAGTCAGTGTGA